AGGAGTACGTGACGGCCGTACGGTTTGCGCGTGACGTGCGGCCTGGCGCGTACACGATGCGCGACCATGAGTTCCGAAACCCGGATTTCGCGCTCTTCGGGGAGGCGCCGCGTGCGGGTGGGTTCGAGGATCGAAACGAGCAGTACCATTTCGATCAGGGTGGGTTTCTCGTCGAGACGGGCAAGGGCGGCGGTACGCCGGTGGCTGACGACAAGGGAATCGCGCGGCACGACCAGAAGTATGGCAAGGAGCTCGCGGAGCGGTCGCTGCACGGGGAGCGTGCCGGGGTGCGGGGCGCGTCGTTCGAGGCGAACACGTTCGACCTCGCGCCGGGCGTGATCTTCTCGATGGATCGGCATCCCCACGCCGAGCTCTCGGTGGATCGCAAGCTGCTCGTGCTGGAGACGACGTTCGAGGGCACGACGGAGGGCGAGTGGACGCTGTCGGGGCACTCAGTGTTCGCCGATGTGCCGTATCGCCCGCCGCGCAGGACGGCGAAGCCGATCGTGCATGGTTTGCAGAGCGCGACGGTCGTGGGGCCGAAGGGGCAGGAGATCCACACGGACGAGTTTGGCCGGGTGAGGGTGCAATTCCCCTGGGATCGGGAGGGGAAGAAGGACGACGATAGCTCGTGCTGGATCCGCGTGAATCAGGGCTGGGGCGGCATGGGGTATGGGATGGTCGTGCTGCCGCGGATCGGGCAGGAGGTCTTGGTCGGGTTCGCCGAGGGGGACCCAGATCTGCCGTTCGTGATGGGGCGCGTATACAATGCGGTGCAGCAGGTGCCGTATCGGCTTCCGGAGCACAAGACGCGGAGCACGTGGAAGAGTGATTCGTCGCTCGGGTCGGGCGGGTTCAACGAGATCATGTTCGAAGATCTCGCAAAGAAGGAGCTCGTCTGGCAGCAGGCGGAGAAGGATCGGACGCGGCTGGTCAAGAACGACGAGTTTGCGACGGTGGGGCACGACCGGCAGAAGCTCGTGAAGAGGAACGAGCAGGAGCATACGGACGGGTTTCGGAAGCGGTGGGTGGGGAAGGACGCGGACGGGGTCACGAAGAAGAAGAAGCGGGAGCGGGTCGACGTCGATGTGAACCTCGAGGTGAAGGGGGACCGAGGGGAGCAGATCGACGGGAAGCAATCGCTGACGGTGGTGGATGAGCGGCAGGAGAAGGTGGAGGGGGCGTATGCGCTGCGGGTGGGGAAGGAGGCGCATTACCTCGCGGGGGAGGAGTACGTCGGCGAGGCGGGGGAGGCGTTCACGCTGAGGGGGCCCGGGGGGTTTTTGCGTTTCGATGGGAATGGGGTGACGATTCAGGGGACGAAGGTGAAGATCAATGTCTCGGGGAGGCCGGGGAAGGGGAAGGGGAGTAAGCCGGGGGAGCCGGAGGAGCCGAAGTTGGCGTTGCTGCCAGTGATCTCGGACCTGCGGTGGGAGAAGCCGAAGGTGCGGGTGGGTAAGCCGGTGAAGGCGATCTTCACGGTGGCGAACTTCGCGGGGAACGAGACGGCAACGGTGACGGTGTTCGAGTGTGATGCGGATGGGGGCCGGAAGGCGGTGGATCAGGTCAAGGTTCCGGTGGGGAAGACGGATGGGGATGTCGAGGTGGAGTGGGTCCGCAAGCCGGAGCAGGCGGAGGGGGATCTGATCGAGGATGCGGCGGAGGGGGATGTGGGGCCGCTGGAGTATCGGTTCGAGGTGGAGACCGAGAAGGTACGATCCGACGAGCGATCCGGAGCGTTGTGGCTTACGAATACAGTCATCATAAGTATTCTCGGTCCGGACGGCGAGCTGATCGAGGCCGGAGCGAAAGTCGTGCTCTTGGCAGGAGACAACAGCAGATACGAAGCCAGGGTCGAGAACCGCGAGGCGAGATTCGATGATGTTCTCGTAGGGAGCGTCCGTGTCCTTCTGAGCGAATGAACATCAGCGTGCCGGAACATCATGACGGATACTTTCATCAACGACCCCAATGAGGTCAACAGACTGCTCACCCTTTTCGACCCCGAT
The window above is part of the Polyangium spumosum genome. Proteins encoded here:
- a CDS encoding type VI secretion system Vgr family protein: MAILELSLASGELSVRRFVVREAVSSLFSVSLWGRSPDPSFDLGAILDQPATFRSVPGYVHVAGLGNRTWKGIVVDAEQVHALQPAVGQKGLSTYHVRIVPELFRLGQRRGNRIFQHVSIPDIIDELLGEWSIEKVWKIDRAKYPKLEYKVQYGESDYHFFSRLLEEAGIAFTFPEDQGGKLTFNDRLEANPVRSGPPIRYVDHPGQSAEQEYVTAVRFARDVRPGAYTMRDHEFRNPDFALFGEAPRAGGFEDRNEQYHFDQGGFLVETGKGGGTPVADDKGIARHDQKYGKELAERSLHGERAGVRGASFEANTFDLAPGVIFSMDRHPHAELSVDRKLLVLETTFEGTTEGEWTLSGHSVFADVPYRPPRRTAKPIVHGLQSATVVGPKGQEIHTDEFGRVRVQFPWDREGKKDDDSSCWIRVNQGWGGMGYGMVVLPRIGQEVLVGFAEGDPDLPFVMGRVYNAVQQVPYRLPEHKTRSTWKSDSSLGSGGFNEIMFEDLAKKELVWQQAEKDRTRLVKNDEFATVGHDRQKLVKRNEQEHTDGFRKRWVGKDADGVTKKKKRERVDVDVNLEVKGDRGEQIDGKQSLTVVDERQEKVEGAYALRVGKEAHYLAGEEYVGEAGEAFTLRGPGGFLRFDGNGVTIQGTKVKINVSGRPGKGKGSKPGEPEEPKLALLPVISDLRWEKPKVRVGKPVKAIFTVANFAGNETATVTVFECDADGGRKAVDQVKVPVGKTDGDVEVEWVRKPEQAEGDLIEDAAEGDVGPLEYRFEVETEKVRSDERSGALWLTNTVIISILGPDGELIEAGAKVVLLAGDNSRYEARVENREARFDDVLVGSVRVLLSE